The following proteins come from a genomic window of Pelagicoccus albus:
- a CDS encoding thymidine phosphorylase, with protein MVRKTLSSRRFIKPSYAYLIEKKREGQEFTKEEIRYIIDSILDGEMPDFQMAAMAMAIFFQGMSAQETAILTEEMMLSGEVIDLSHIAKPKIDKYSTGGVGDKTSLVLVPLAVASGIVIPMMGGIDQDFAISSLDKLSAVPGFKADMDIDPFVEQLERIGGAMVRQSPELAPADAKLYDLRKKTATIPSLPLITGSVLSKKLAEGAEGLVIDVKWGNGSFIRDLEQAKQLARSMTRVGRSMKRRCVALVTDMNQPLGDTVGTSLELKEAIQLLKGEGPEDLQELVLKLGMEIVRLAGVAGSTLSAKQTVQRHIEDGTALEKLKEIVAAQGGDTSYIDDPDKFPKAQHIRKLPAPKRGYVHTINAAQIAKGVHLLGAGAGEDGNIDYAVGVSEIKKVGTQVKQGEPLMMIHYNDEAKLEQALEYFKAAYRLAPKRPTPPPLIVERVA; from the coding sequence ATGGTTAGAAAAACCTTAAGCAGCCGTCGTTTTATCAAGCCGAGCTACGCGTACCTTATCGAAAAGAAGCGCGAGGGCCAAGAATTCACTAAGGAGGAAATCAGGTATATAATCGATTCTATCTTGGATGGAGAGATGCCGGACTTCCAGATGGCCGCCATGGCCATGGCTATATTCTTCCAAGGCATGTCAGCTCAGGAGACGGCAATACTCACTGAAGAAATGATGCTTTCTGGCGAAGTGATCGACCTCTCGCACATCGCCAAACCGAAGATAGACAAATATTCGACTGGAGGAGTAGGCGACAAGACTTCGCTCGTGCTCGTTCCTCTCGCAGTAGCATCCGGAATCGTAATTCCAATGATGGGAGGAATCGATCAGGACTTCGCAATCAGCTCTCTGGACAAATTGAGCGCAGTTCCTGGTTTCAAGGCAGACATGGATATCGATCCATTCGTCGAGCAACTCGAGCGTATCGGTGGCGCCATGGTTCGCCAGAGTCCCGAGCTCGCTCCGGCGGATGCCAAGTTGTACGACTTACGCAAGAAGACCGCTACTATTCCAAGTTTACCGCTTATCACCGGAAGCGTTCTCTCCAAGAAGTTGGCTGAAGGGGCAGAAGGCCTCGTCATCGACGTCAAGTGGGGGAATGGCTCATTTATTCGCGATTTGGAACAAGCAAAGCAGTTGGCTCGCAGCATGACTCGCGTCGGACGCTCCATGAAGCGTCGTTGCGTTGCTTTGGTAACCGACATGAACCAGCCTCTCGGCGATACGGTTGGCACTTCTCTCGAATTGAAGGAAGCCATCCAGCTCCTCAAGGGGGAAGGGCCAGAAGACTTGCAAGAGCTCGTGCTCAAGCTCGGGATGGAAATCGTGCGTCTCGCTGGTGTTGCTGGATCGACACTTTCGGCCAAGCAGACTGTCCAGCGTCACATCGAGGACGGCACTGCTCTCGAGAAATTGAAGGAGATAGTGGCTGCTCAAGGTGGCGACACTTCCTACATCGATGATCCCGATAAGTTCCCGAAGGCTCAGCACATTCGCAAGTTGCCCGCTCCTAAGCGTGGCTACGTGCACACCATCAACGCGGCTCAGATTGCGAAGGGTGTTCATCTCCTAGGCGCTGGCGCAGGCGAAGATGGAAACATCGACTACGCAGTGGGCGTGTCCGAGATCAAGAAGGTCGGAACCCAGGTCAAGCAAGGCGAACCGTTGATGATGATTCATTACAACGACGAAGCTAAGCTCGAGCAGGCGCTTGAGTACTTCAAGGCTGCCTACCGCCTCGCTCCGAAGCGTCCGACTCCGCCACCGCTCATCGTCGAGCGAGTTGCGTAG
- a CDS encoding metallophosphoesterase family protein: protein MSRTIAVISDTHGKTPEGLLKRIARADEIWHLGDVTRPEILIPIQNLGRPLSVVKGNCDPFGVWPETRDLEREGFTFRLQHHPPAVPLPNRTAILFGHLHYPIDEVDRGMRILNPGAVNGPRNGSQSSFAWLRFPESGSWTWEVETF, encoded by the coding sequence ATGAGCCGGACGATCGCAGTTATCTCAGATACCCACGGAAAGACTCCCGAGGGCTTGCTTAAACGCATCGCCCGTGCCGACGAAATTTGGCACCTCGGCGATGTCACGCGGCCAGAAATCCTCATTCCAATCCAAAATCTGGGACGGCCACTTTCCGTTGTTAAAGGGAATTGCGATCCATTTGGGGTCTGGCCCGAGACACGCGACCTAGAGCGAGAAGGCTTTACCTTCCGCCTACAACACCATCCTCCCGCTGTGCCGCTTCCCAATCGCACCGCTATCCTCTTTGGACACCTCCACTACCCTATCGATGAAGTTGATCGAGGTATGAGAATCCTAAACCCTGGAGCGGTTAACGGTCCGAGAAACGGATCCCAATCGAGCTTTGCCTGGCTTCGTTTTCCCGAAAGCGGTAGCTGGAC
- a CDS encoding peptidyl-prolyl cis-trans isomerase has protein sequence MISWLQINLQKHFRVVFIILLVVLVVAFVFTIGNQGPMSGRDEKTADLYFFDTPLNTEAARTQFQQDAQLSVSLNRNSRASQTLPFERATVLHIANEHSIPQPTTEQLRAFIETLPAFQNASGEFDPQAYNMIVDSLSFGAFSQNDLRRVLVDDYRINKVYSVLRGAGFVDETEILDSLAQRLASWSILFAEYDLSSYTPEVEITEDMLRKHYEDFSFTYQTPERRVVDYIEVDANDYVEEIKPTEDELINYYEANIERYQPTAPEGEESPATITFEQARLAVRSDLRLEQAREIASEKAHDLVVEIVDKELSRDSASLEDAISSLGAEVKTASSFAANETPIGTTWGRDVVGEAFSLTESRFYSEPIQHGNKTLVLFYNQVIPPVVPSFENLRDRVALDVRAELYREARANYATELKGKLEEASESEDSFGTAAEEAGMTVGSYYDFTLSEPAEGLDRRALSAMLNLEPGDVSDFVRLDGENKGAFIYVVSKDVPEVSKDDPQYTEVEQSLKNLYGQFSANQYIQDLMLAEQLRAGLVQATN, from the coding sequence ATGATTTCCTGGCTACAAATCAATCTGCAGAAGCATTTCCGCGTCGTATTCATCATCTTGCTCGTCGTCCTCGTGGTGGCTTTCGTATTCACGATCGGCAACCAAGGCCCCATGAGCGGCCGCGACGAGAAGACCGCCGACCTGTATTTCTTCGACACGCCTCTGAACACGGAAGCTGCTAGAACTCAGTTCCAGCAAGACGCCCAGCTAAGCGTTTCTCTGAACCGAAACTCTCGCGCCAGCCAAACACTTCCTTTCGAGCGGGCCACCGTTCTGCACATTGCTAACGAGCACTCGATCCCCCAACCTACGACCGAGCAACTCCGTGCCTTCATCGAAACCTTGCCAGCATTCCAAAACGCTAGCGGCGAATTCGACCCACAAGCCTACAACATGATCGTGGACAGCTTGAGCTTCGGAGCGTTTAGCCAAAACGACCTACGTCGCGTATTGGTGGACGACTACCGGATCAACAAGGTCTACTCTGTACTGCGTGGAGCAGGCTTCGTAGACGAAACTGAAATCCTCGACAGCCTCGCCCAGCGTTTGGCCAGCTGGTCCATCCTTTTCGCCGAGTACGACCTCAGTTCATACACGCCTGAAGTGGAAATCACCGAGGACATGCTCCGCAAGCACTACGAAGATTTTAGCTTCACCTACCAGACACCTGAGCGTCGCGTCGTGGACTACATAGAAGTAGACGCCAACGATTACGTTGAAGAGATCAAGCCGACCGAAGACGAGCTAATCAACTACTACGAAGCCAACATCGAGCGTTATCAGCCAACCGCTCCAGAAGGCGAAGAATCTCCCGCAACCATCACTTTCGAACAAGCTCGTCTGGCTGTTCGTTCGGATCTCCGCCTCGAGCAGGCTCGCGAAATCGCCTCCGAAAAAGCCCATGACCTCGTGGTCGAAATCGTAGACAAGGAGCTTAGCCGCGATTCCGCTTCCCTCGAAGACGCCATCTCTTCGCTCGGCGCTGAAGTAAAGACCGCCTCCTCTTTCGCAGCCAACGAAACGCCCATTGGCACTACCTGGGGCCGCGACGTAGTTGGCGAAGCATTCTCTCTCACTGAGAGTCGCTTCTACTCCGAGCCGATCCAGCACGGGAACAAGACGCTCGTTCTTTTCTACAACCAAGTTATTCCTCCTGTCGTTCCTTCCTTCGAAAACCTCCGGGACCGCGTGGCGCTCGATGTCAGAGCAGAACTTTACCGCGAAGCCCGAGCGAATTATGCGACAGAACTGAAGGGCAAGCTTGAGGAAGCTTCTGAAAGCGAAGACTCATTCGGAACCGCTGCTGAAGAAGCAGGCATGACCGTTGGCTCCTACTACGACTTCACACTTTCCGAGCCAGCAGAGGGTCTGGACCGCAGAGCTCTCTCTGCTATGTTGAATCTGGAACCGGGCGACGTTTCTGACTTCGTTCGCCTCGACGGCGAAAACAAAGGCGCATTCATCTACGTCGTGTCTAAGGACGTTCCTGAAGTATCGAAGGACGACCCACAATATACAGAGGTGGAGCAATCCCTCAAAAACTTGTACGGCCAATTCTCCGCTAATCAGTACATCCAAGATCTGATGCTGGCAGAGCAACTTCGTGCCGGATTGGTCCAAGCGACCAATTAA
- the argS gene encoding arginine--tRNA ligase — MQDWFDVAKKIDSLVQEAAASAGLEDTFSAEIRSADPRFGDLQANGALPYAKRAKTNPRQIAQALVAKLQENEELSDKADISIAGPGFINFKFKPSFQLAWLSTFRDGESFRAAAGTLNSGEKVVVDYGSPNTAKQMHVGHIRSIVIGEAICRLLEFCGAEVVRDNHIGDWGTPYGKLFYAYKRHLDEAALEKDPLEELERLYKLGSKLADDEKVLEECRQELVDLQAGKPESIELWEKVNALSIQGLETIYKELDVNYDCYLGESFYRDKVEQVYQELNDAGLSEESKGAVVVFHPEHSRFAKQPFIIRKSDGASNYATTDLATMLYRTEHFKATSVVIVTDDRQKDHFEQLDLTTQKWFEKTGRTMPKFSHVMFGKINGEDGKVIKSRSGDPIRLRQLIDEAVERAAKIVREKNSSLSEEELAHISQVIGVSAIKYADLSNNRTSDYIFTWDKLLSFEGNTAPYLLYAAARIQSIFRKLDDSQLQDLESKASEFETAEEIALANKIISFVGVLQSTIEQLRPHLLCSYLFELSGAYSSFYSANKVIVPEVDVQSRRLLLCQRTLVVLQSGLKLLGIPTLSRM, encoded by the coding sequence ATGCAAGACTGGTTCGACGTCGCCAAAAAAATTGACTCGCTCGTGCAGGAAGCCGCCGCTTCTGCCGGGCTCGAAGACACCTTCTCAGCGGAAATACGCTCAGCCGACCCTCGTTTCGGGGACCTCCAGGCAAACGGTGCCCTACCCTACGCGAAGCGCGCCAAAACAAATCCCCGCCAGATCGCCCAAGCTTTGGTGGCTAAACTGCAAGAGAACGAAGAACTTTCCGACAAAGCCGATATCTCGATCGCCGGTCCCGGTTTCATCAACTTCAAGTTCAAGCCCAGCTTCCAACTTGCCTGGCTATCCACCTTCCGGGACGGGGAATCATTTAGAGCTGCGGCGGGAACCCTCAACTCCGGCGAAAAGGTCGTAGTCGATTACGGTTCTCCGAACACAGCGAAACAAATGCACGTGGGGCATATCCGATCCATCGTGATCGGCGAAGCCATTTGCCGCTTGCTCGAATTCTGCGGAGCGGAAGTGGTGCGTGACAATCATATCGGCGACTGGGGTACTCCCTACGGAAAACTCTTCTACGCCTACAAGCGCCACCTCGATGAGGCTGCCTTGGAAAAAGACCCACTCGAGGAGCTAGAAAGACTCTATAAGCTAGGAAGTAAGCTAGCAGATGACGAAAAGGTCCTAGAAGAATGCCGCCAAGAGCTTGTCGATCTCCAGGCTGGCAAACCGGAAAGCATCGAACTTTGGGAAAAGGTCAACGCCCTCAGTATCCAGGGACTGGAGACGATTTATAAAGAGCTGGATGTGAATTACGACTGCTACCTCGGCGAAAGCTTTTACCGCGACAAGGTAGAGCAAGTGTATCAGGAGTTAAATGACGCCGGCCTTTCCGAAGAAAGCAAGGGAGCTGTCGTGGTTTTCCATCCGGAGCACTCACGATTCGCCAAGCAACCTTTTATTATCCGCAAGTCAGACGGAGCATCCAACTACGCGACTACCGACTTGGCTACCATGCTCTACCGGACCGAGCATTTCAAAGCTACGTCCGTCGTCATCGTGACCGACGATCGTCAAAAGGACCACTTCGAGCAACTCGACCTGACTACCCAGAAATGGTTTGAGAAAACCGGCCGCACCATGCCGAAATTTAGCCACGTTATGTTCGGCAAGATCAACGGCGAGGACGGTAAGGTAATCAAATCTCGCTCTGGCGACCCCATCCGACTCAGGCAGCTCATCGATGAGGCCGTGGAGAGAGCGGCAAAAATCGTGCGCGAAAAGAACTCCAGCCTCTCCGAGGAGGAGCTAGCCCACATCTCGCAAGTCATCGGAGTAAGCGCCATCAAGTACGCCGACCTCTCAAACAACCGGACCAGCGACTACATATTCACTTGGGACAAGCTTCTTTCCTTTGAAGGCAATACCGCTCCTTACCTCCTCTACGCGGCCGCCCGTATCCAAAGCATTTTCCGCAAACTCGACGATTCCCAACTCCAAGACCTCGAGAGCAAGGCTTCGGAATTCGAAACGGCGGAGGAAATAGCTCTCGCAAACAAGATAATCAGTTTTGTCGGTGTGCTGCAGAGCACGATCGAACAGTTGCGTCCGCACCTGCTCTGCTCTTACCTCTTCGAGCTCTCTGGCGCATACAGCAGCTTCTACAGTGCGAACAAGGTGATTGTACCCGAGGTAGACGTGCAGTCCAGACGCCTACTGCTTTGCCAACGCACTCTAGTCGTACTGCAAAGCGGCCTAAAGCTCTTAGGAATTCCTACTTTGTCCCGCATGTAA
- a CDS encoding CPBP family intramembrane glutamic endopeptidase: MKRDSKHMLYGLTPEQSSLKGIWLLCLLYFGSILSGAILSLIAFKITHAVDPDGSSYLAGKPYPNFLDRARWLSVLCLLPYLFIQCRLTNWKAIGFSRPALKTFLTWFSIGIPMILIIYGFNTLTGAFEFTWNTESILSRLLDAAVASFLIGSLEEIVFRGLVFRMFYTALRPLTAVLLSSFFFAVLHFKAPDFTLGVITPSEVGIAEAARIALTTAVAVFTQFDLKYLMAIFLVGVVLHQVFLITNNLWSSIAIHAGWVFTIKVFGKAFATTEKADAFSGTTNVADGYWVSIVLLVFIAGFGYVLHEKQTPAKLAS, encoded by the coding sequence ATGAAACGCGACTCTAAGCACATGCTCTACGGGCTCACGCCCGAACAATCTTCCCTCAAGGGCATCTGGCTTCTCTGCCTCCTCTACTTCGGCTCAATCCTTTCTGGAGCGATACTAAGTTTGATCGCCTTCAAGATAACCCATGCGGTAGATCCGGATGGAAGCAGCTACCTAGCCGGAAAGCCGTATCCAAATTTCCTGGATAGAGCGCGTTGGCTTAGTGTGCTTTGCTTGCTACCCTATCTATTCATCCAGTGTCGGCTAACGAACTGGAAGGCTATCGGTTTTTCCAGACCTGCCCTAAAGACTTTCCTTACTTGGTTTTCGATTGGCATTCCGATGATTCTAATCATCTACGGGTTCAATACTCTCACAGGAGCCTTTGAATTTACCTGGAACACAGAATCAATCCTTTCCAGATTACTCGACGCAGCAGTGGCTTCGTTCCTGATCGGCTCTCTGGAGGAAATCGTATTTCGCGGACTTGTATTCAGAATGTTCTACACCGCGCTTCGCCCCCTCACCGCGGTTCTGCTATCTTCATTCTTTTTCGCGGTGCTCCATTTCAAAGCTCCAGATTTCACGCTTGGTGTCATTACGCCTAGCGAGGTAGGCATCGCGGAAGCAGCAAGGATAGCGCTAACAACCGCGGTCGCAGTATTCACGCAGTTTGACCTCAAATATCTGATGGCTATTTTCTTGGTTGGAGTCGTGCTGCACCAAGTGTTCCTCATCACCAACAATCTCTGGTCGAGCATAGCGATACATGCGGGGTGGGTTTTCACCATCAAGGTGTTTGGCAAAGCTTTTGCGACGACCGAGAAAGCCGACGCTTTTAGCGGTACCACAAACGTGGCGGACGGATACTGGGTGAGCATTGTCCTCTTGGTTTTTATAGCTGGGTTCGGCTATGTTTTGCATGAGAAGCAAACACCCGCCAAACTCGCTAGCTAA
- a CDS encoding YihY/virulence factor BrkB family protein gives MNPRLQAIVAQGRHLQREMWRHHGEPLSRRRSLAFAIARVVSITVSGIKENRILARASALSFSSLLGLGPLIALTVLISGFVLDQAEPGMAQDTIEKIVSYIAPQVNLSQDETAPEDGSLSKMIADFISASQSGAVGLGGALVLGVIVIQLFITIEDAFNDIWGVSKGRKLVTRIILYWTVVTLGTVLVFAGIAFAVSELIKLNTQFIHLTEGIPGSETVNGWLATYGAKLASFLALSSLLALFYRFIPNTQVEWRAAFVGGIFAVSCFAANNAFAFLYVERVAMQRTLYGSLSLLPVLMIGLFTFWICLLLGGRLSFAVQNARFKSGQVAWDELSQSSQESLCLLLLAQVGRRFKECGEALSSSEMAQTNNLPRPLAGAALNRLTELGFLSVLPAKEKDLYNAYRYQPARPLEKIQLLSFKKSFESYGENPSEDNFDANDPVVRAYHKMVDQARANSLQNTSLADVFDAIERDSEIRGN, from the coding sequence ATGAATCCACGCTTACAGGCAATCGTAGCCCAGGGTCGTCACCTCCAAAGAGAGATGTGGCGACACCACGGGGAACCCCTCTCCCGGAGACGTAGTTTGGCTTTCGCGATCGCTCGCGTAGTTTCGATTACCGTTTCCGGAATAAAGGAAAACCGGATACTTGCCCGAGCCTCTGCCTTGAGCTTCAGCTCGCTCCTTGGGCTCGGTCCACTGATTGCCTTAACGGTCCTGATCTCCGGATTCGTCTTGGATCAAGCAGAACCGGGCATGGCCCAGGATACCATCGAGAAGATAGTCTCCTACATCGCACCTCAGGTAAACTTGTCTCAAGACGAGACGGCTCCCGAAGATGGCAGTCTGAGTAAAATGATTGCGGACTTCATATCCGCGAGCCAATCGGGCGCCGTCGGATTGGGAGGAGCGCTGGTGCTTGGAGTTATCGTTATCCAACTTTTCATCACCATCGAGGATGCATTCAACGACATCTGGGGCGTTTCAAAAGGACGTAAGCTGGTCACTCGGATCATACTGTATTGGACCGTGGTTACACTCGGTACTGTCTTGGTCTTCGCGGGCATCGCGTTTGCGGTTTCCGAGCTGATAAAGCTGAACACCCAATTCATCCACCTCACGGAAGGGATTCCTGGATCCGAAACCGTAAACGGCTGGCTGGCCACTTACGGAGCAAAACTCGCCAGTTTCCTGGCCCTCTCCTCTTTGCTTGCCCTCTTTTACCGCTTTATCCCCAACACCCAAGTCGAGTGGCGGGCCGCTTTCGTAGGCGGCATTTTCGCGGTCAGCTGTTTCGCAGCCAACAACGCGTTTGCTTTCCTCTACGTGGAGAGAGTGGCCATGCAACGTACGCTGTACGGTTCGCTATCCCTTTTGCCCGTCCTAATGATCGGGCTCTTCACCTTCTGGATTTGCCTGCTTCTGGGCGGCAGACTTTCTTTCGCCGTCCAAAACGCCCGCTTCAAGAGCGGACAGGTTGCTTGGGATGAACTGAGCCAATCCTCGCAAGAAAGCCTCTGCTTGCTTCTGCTAGCCCAAGTTGGCCGACGCTTCAAAGAATGCGGAGAAGCGCTTTCGAGCAGCGAAATGGCACAGACAAACAACCTACCTCGTCCCTTGGCAGGGGCTGCCCTAAATCGCCTGACCGAACTTGGATTTCTTTCGGTACTCCCAGCCAAGGAGAAAGATCTCTACAATGCCTACCGCTACCAGCCAGCTCGCCCGCTAGAGAAGATACAGTTGCTCAGCTTCAAAAAGAGTTTCGAATCGTACGGGGAGAACCCGAGCGAAGACAATTTCGACGCCAACGACCCAGTCGTCAGAGCCTACCATAAGATGGTCGACCAGGCTCGCGCGAATAGCCTGCAGAACACCTCGCTTGCCGATGTGTTTGACGCGATCGAGCGAGATTCGGAAATCCGGGGAAATTAG